One region of Triticum aestivum cultivar Chinese Spring chromosome 6B, IWGSC CS RefSeq v2.1, whole genome shotgun sequence genomic DNA includes:
- the LOC123138257 gene encoding uncharacterized protein, with product MHGRRQGCGEGCGDRRPFVRHMWPATRVEAAPPPAKGPASPPPPPRSSLPPLRTTSYPPAPTTPPAAPHKQEAADSPRPPSADSFLKDGREFRVGDCALFQAVDVPPFIGLIRWIEKKEEGFPKLRVSWLYRSADVKLNKAIPLNAAPNEIFYSFHQDETSAVSLLHPCKVAFLRKGVELPAGISSFVCRRVYDIDNKCLWWLTDKDYINERQEEVNRLLHRTRLEMHAAVQSGGRSPKRLNSPSSAQQKAGLDDGQNCILSKGKKRDRVEQGIDPATRDRDRPLKVEEGELGNLKAENMKHAFTKFIAKFTDKGGLPHAEAVEKLVQFMQVDRTERKIDLGGRVALAHIISATESPVCLGRFVQLRGLPILNEWLQETHKGKSGEGGSPKETDKRVEEFLMALLRALSRLPINLNALQSCSIGKSVNHLRSHKSAEIQKRAKCLVENWKKRVDAEMKSNEAKPLVSGQAVSWSGKGGAAEVSNGGNRRSASSEASPKNPVSRTAKPGASDAVTKSNPLTSCSSKLQHMQPANFATNSKDPPCKSAGGSELPTVKEEKSSSSSQSLNNSHSCSSDHARTFGSPWKEDARSSTAASGNASKTSGSSSRVHRRANSVRLGSGIQKEATAGRSASLDRSSFQEKSSQSGMASEKGGDTPSDNNSNGHRLIVRFPNPSRSPARSVSGGSFEDPSVTGSRSSSPVDKHEQNGRRVKMKIENSRPELASDANAESWHSNEIKGVAGSDEGDKSAFPTLESNRNTEEAVKEACASRPASSSQVNEKGICSSETKGNSFNPMNALIEIKYSEAGPPLQAGDDTAMNLLASVAGEISKSDLISPSASPRNSSANEVGCEGDSIEKLKVERDIAPSQLQGSSDVQKVILVKQEKADPCLIAKEERNQRAHLSLHDNKITTSTGLSPQNGTDCNAVESSAKTENQAEGCADKCLPVPGADSQGQDRNACSSRGPVEDGRISSPDVVGTALGGQCNSAVSNRTSELLPPEELQLSAPDKQPHALLKQTDKKPLGVVLDQLEAMDTRDGSTGSKLDLKSSVCPLVVGPTKAEVLGVNTVLKEDEKEQPSSTSADVNKLFAFPVDVPNGIKESKDSSSESSSQVKPRAIISQDFEHDASQSPKKLSDDVGAKEDLVSSGEGSSMAAQAKPNVTAKLDFDLNELGDEGNHSEPVTSPVICTSGIHVPGLSPFVSPVLSGLPAPITVAAPAKGPFVPPENLLRVKPEAGWKGSAATSAFRPAEPRKVVGTSLTAPDIVGSDAAGKRSRPAFDIDLNVADDQILEEDISQSSAQTVGSESGNSRSRDGPVRSAGIELDLNRADEVAENNQFISNSSNRVEVTLLPARSLPGGLPSTSMNGSKNFFDLNNGPSLDEASTEPAQRSLSSKGASSIPFLPQVAGLRMNGTEINNMSPWFASANPYAPVAMQSFLPARGEQPYPIETASGTQRMIVSAADSCQFGSDSGRAPVVSTPPTMVFHPPPAYQYAGFPFTPSVHLQTAGFPIGSTSYANSAPAGVSYFPTIAPSLVGSTGALPPQHVRQYAINRPEGSSSDGLDSNWKWKRPGGFDLNSGPGSIDLEGKDERILSSVRQNLMTPQQAFAEEQTRMYQLPGVGIKRKEPEGSWDPDRSSYKQLSWQ from the exons ATGCATGGGCGGCGCCAAGGCTGCGGTGAGGGGTGCGGCGACCGGCGTCCTTTCGTCCGGCACATGTGGCCGGCAACTCGCGTAGAGGCAGCTCCACCACCGGCAAAGGGaccagcctcccctcctcctcctccccgctcgTCTCTTCCACCGCTCCGGACGACCTCTTATCCACCCGCACCGACGACTCCCCCGGCGGCACCCCACAAGCAGGAGGCCGCCGATTCACCCCGTCCGCCCTCAGCAGACTCCTTCCTAAAG GACGGGCGTGAATTTCGTGTTGGAGATTGTGCACTTTTTCAGGCTGTTGATGTTCCTCCTTTCATTGGGTTAATACGCTGGATTGAGAAAAAAGAAGAAGGCTTTCCTAAGTTACGTGTAAGTTGGCTCTATAGATCTGCTGACGTCAAACTTAACAAGGCAATACCGCTCAACGCTGCACCAAACGAGATCTTCTATTCATTCCACCAGGACGAGACATCTGCTGTCTCTCTACTACATCCTTGCAAAGTTGCCTTTTTACGCAAAGGCGTCGAGCTGCCAGCCGGAATTTCTTCATTTGTGTGTCGGCGTGTATATGATATTGACAACAAGTGTTTATGGTGGCTTACCGACAAAGACTATATTAAT GAACGGCAGGAAGAAGTAAATCGACTTCTGCATAGAACAAGGTTAGAAATGCATGCTGCAGTACAGTCAGGTGGACGCTCACCGAAGCGGCTAAATAGTCCGTCATCTGCCCAGCAGAAGGCCGGTTTGGATGATGGACAAAATTGTATTTTATCTAAAGGAAAGAAGAGGGACAGAGTTGAGCAAGGAATTGATCCAGCTACGCGAGACCGTGATCGTCCCCTTAAGGTCGAAGAAGGTGAACTGGGGAACTTAAAGGCAGAAAATATGAAGCATGCATTTACAAAGTTTATTGCGAAGTTCACAGACAAAGGCGGGCTTCCTCATGCTGAAGCAGTCGAGAAGCTAGTCCAGTTCATGCAAGTTGATCGAACTGAACGGAAGATAGACCTTGGTGGTCGAGTAGCACTTGCACATATTATTTCAGCTACAGAAAGTCCTGTTTGCCTCGGGAGATTTGTGCAGCTAAGGGGCCTTCCTATTTTGAATGAGTGGCTTCAGGAAACTCACAAGGGGAAGTCTGGTGAAGGGGGTAGTCCTAAAGAAACTGATAAGCGTGTTGAAGAATTTCTCATGGCCCTGCTCCGTGCTCTCTCAAGATTGCCTATCAATTTGAATGCCTTGCAGAGTTGCAGTATTGGGAAATCTGTCAATCATCTGCGTAGCCATAAAAGTGCTGAGATACAGAAGAGGGCGAAGTGTCTTGTTGAAAACTGGAAAAAGCGTGTTGATGCTGAAATGAAGTCAAATGAAGCCAAACCTTTAGTATCTGGTCAAGCTGTTTCCTGGTCAGGGAAAGGGGGCGCTGCAGAAGTTTCTAATGGTGGAAACAGACGAAGCGCCTCAAGTGAGGCCAGTCCGAAAAACCCAGTATCTCGGACAGCTAAACCTGGTGCATCCGATGCTGTTACGAAGTCGAATCCGCTCACTTCCTGCTCTTCAAAGTTGCAACACATGCAGCCTGCAAATTTTGCAACCAACTCGAAGGATCCACCCTGCAAATCGGCTGGTGGTTCTGAGTTGCCAACAGTGAAAGAGGAGAAAAGCAGCAGTTCAAGCCAATCACTGAACAACAGTCACTCATGCTCCAGTGATCATGCAAGAACATTTGGTTCTCCTTGGAAGGAGGATGCGAGAAGTTCTACTGCTGCTTCTGGCAATGCTAGTAAAACTTCCGGGAGCTCTTCACGCGTCCATCGAAGGGCAAACAGTGTCCGTCTTGGTTCTGGGATACAAAAAGAAGCTACTGCGGGAAGATCTGCCTCACTCGATCGTTCGTCGTTCCAGGAAAAATCATCACAATCTGGAATGGCGTCTGAAAAAGGAGGCGACACACCTTCTGATAATAACAGTAATGGCCATAGGTTGATTGTCCGCTTTCCAAATCCTAGCCGTAGTCCTGCTAGAAGTGTGAGCGGAGGCTCATTTGAGGACCCGTCTGTCACCGGGAGTAGATCTTCATCTCCTGTAGATAAGCATGAACAGAATGGTCGGCGGGTGAAAATGAAGATCGAAAATTCTCGACCCGAGTTAGCTTCTGATGCTAATGCTGAGTCTTGGCATAGCAATGAGATAAAAGGGGTTGCAGGGTCTGATGAAGGTGATAAATCAGCATTCCCTACATTGGAGAGCAACAGGAATACTGAAGAAGCTGTTAAGGAGGCATGTGCATCACGGCCTGCAAGTTCGTCGCAAGTGAATGAGAAAGGAATCTGTTCAAGTGAAACCAAGGGGAACTCATTCAACCCTATGAATGCTTTAATTGAAATAAAATACTCTGAAGCTGGTCCTCCTCTGCAAGCTGGAGATGATACCGCAATGAACCTTCTTGCCAGTGTGGCTGGAGAAATATCTAAATCCGACTTAATTTCTCCGTCAGCTTCACCGAGAAATTCATCTGCAAATGAAGTGGGCTGTGAAGGCGACAGCATTGAGAAGTTGAAAGTAGAACGTGACATTGCCCCTTCTCAGCTTCAAGGTTCCTCAGATGTTCAGAAGGTCATTTTGGTGAAGCAAGAGAAAGCTGATCCTTGTTTGATTGCCAAGGAGGAACGTAATCAGAGGGCTCACTTATCATTGCACGACAACAAAATCACAACATCTACTGGGCTGTCACCTCAAAATGGTACAGACTGTAATGCCGTCGAATCTTCAGCGAAGACTGAAAACCAAGCGGAGGGTTGCGCAGACAAGTGTCTTCCTGTACCTGGGGCTGATTCACAAG GTCAAGATCGTAATGCATGTTCCAGCCGTGGGCCAGTTGAAGATGGTCGCATAAGCAGCCCTGATGTCGTTGGCACTGCTTTAGGTGGTCAATGCAATTCAGCTGTTTCTAATCGCACGTCAGAATTGCTCCCTCCTGAGGAGTTGCAATTGTCTGCCCCTGATAAACAGCCCCATGCCTTGTTAAAGCAAACTGATAAAAAACCGCTTGGGGTTGTACTAGATCAGTTGGAAGCCATGGATACACGTGATGGCAGTACTGGTAGTAAATTGGATTTGAAGTCTTCAGTGTGTCCACTGGTTGTTGGTCCCACAAAGGCTGAAGTCTTGGGTGTTAACACAGTGCTGAAAGAGGACGAAAAGGAGCAGCCTTCTTCCACTTCAGCTGATGTTAACAAGCTATTTGCATTCCCAGTTGATGTGCCGAACGGGATTAAAGAATCAAAGGATAGTTCCAGTGAATCGAGTAGTCAAGTAAAACCTCGAGCTATCATATCTCAGGATTTTGAGCATGATGCAAGTCAGAGTCCAAAGAAACTGAGcgatgatgtcggtgcaaaagaGGATCTTGTCTCATCAGGTGAGGGTTCTTCTATGGCGGCCCAGGCCAAACCAAATGTTACTGCTAAGCTTGATTTTGATTTGAATGAACTTGGGGATGAAGGGAATCACTCTGAGCCAGTTACCTCTCCTGTTATATGTACTTCTGGGATCCATGTACCTGGCCTTTCTCCATTCGTATCACCTGTTCTAAGTGGTTTGCCTGCCCCAATAACAGTAGCAGCTCCAGCTAAAGGACCTTTTGTTCCTCCTGAGAATCTACTACGAGTGAAGCCTGAGGCTGGGTGGAAAGGCTCAGCAGCTACAAGTGCATTTCGTCCTGCAGAACCACGGAAGGTTGTGGGGACATCTCTGACTGCACCTGATATTGTAGGATCTGATGCTGCTGGGAAGCGGTCTCGCCCTGCGTTTGACATTGATCTAAATGTAGCAGATGACCAGATTCTCGAGGAAGATATCTCTCAGAGTTCTGCTCAGACAGTTGGATCTGAATCTGGCAACAGTAGAAGTCGCGATGGTCCTGTGCGAAGCGCTGGCATTGAACTTGACTTGAATAGGGCTGATGAAGTTGCTGAGAATAACCAGTTTATCTCAAACTCTTCCAACAGAGTTGAAGTCACATTGTTGCCAGCAAGATCTTTGCCAGGAGGTTTACCGAGTACTAGTATGAATGGCTCAAAGAACTTCTTTGATCTCAATAATGGACCAAGCCTTGATGAAGCTAGCACAGAGCCTGCACAAAGGAGTCTATCATCTAAAGGTGCTAGCAGCATACCATTCCTTcctcaagttgctggtcttagaatGAACGGCACAGAAATCAATAACATGTCACCATGGTTTGCTTCTGCCAACCCATATGCTCCTGTAGCTATGCAATCGTTTTTGCCTGCTAGAGGAGAACAGCCTTATCCAATTGAAACAGCATCTGGAACCCAGAGGATGATTGTGTCTGCTGCAGACAGCTGCCAATTCGGAAGTGATTCAGGCAGGGCTCCAGTTGTTTCCACACCACCAACAATGGTGTTTCACCCTCCTCCTGCATATCAATATGCAGGATTTCCTTTCACCCCCAGTGTTCACCTTCAGACAGCAGGTTTTCCAATTGGATCGACGTCATATGCCAATTCTGCACCTGCAGGAGTTTCATACTTTCCAACCATTGCGCCGTCACTTGTTGGGTCAACGGGTGCATTACCTCCCCAACATGTGAGGCAATATGCAATAAACCGTCCTGAAGGTAGCAGTAGTGATGGTCTCGACAGTAATTGGAAATGGAAAAGACCAGGAGGGTTTGATCTTAATTCTGGTCCCGGGAGTATAGATTTAGAAGGGAAGGATGAACGGATACTTTCATCGGTTAGACAAAATTTGATGACGCCGCAGCAGGCCTTTGCAGAGGAGCAAACGAGAATGTACCAATTGCCTGGTGTAGGAATAAAGAGGAAGGAACCTGAGGGCAGTTGGGATCCCGATAGATCATCATACAAGCAATTGTCATGGCAGTAA